In one Lolium rigidum isolate FL_2022 chromosome 3, APGP_CSIRO_Lrig_0.1, whole genome shotgun sequence genomic region, the following are encoded:
- the LOC124694437 gene encoding mitochondrial inner membrane protein OXA1-like, translating into MIEKVPSFKEGGAFWFTDLTTPDELYILPVLISMAFAADEINIKASRSPIRQNIKIANRVLAVLIGPLSMSFCKAHFFYWVPWTLFSLACRFAFRNPAVRQYMNLSPVVPRHVPAVQVPTSKGPKPISTFDSSPAVNGSEQSSSEPRDKSVGIEKKRRTPSVITIRVRE; encoded by the exons ATGATAGAGAAAGTCCCTTCTTTCAAAGAAGGTGGAGCATTTTGGTTTACTGATTTGACAACTCCTGACGAGCTTTACATCCTCCCAGTGTTGATATCAATGGCATTCGCTGCGGATGAG ATCAATATAAAAGCAAGCAGAAGTCCTATCCGGCAAAACATAAAGATTGCGAACAGAGTACTGGCAGTTTTGATTGGACCATTATCAATGAGCTTTTGCAAG GCACATTTCTTCTACTGGGTGCCATGGACCTTGTTTTCTCTTGCGTGTAGATTTG CTTTCCGGAATCCAGCCGTAAGGCAATACATGAATCTTTCTCCAGTCGTACCACGGCATGTACCTGCTGTGCAAGTGCCGACCTCCAAGGGGCCAAAGCCAATTTCCACATTTGATTCATCGCCTGCAGTTAATGGATCTGAGCAGTCTAGTTCTGAGCCTAGGGACAAGAGTGTAGGCATTGAGAAGAAGCGGCGAACCCCTAGTGTAATAACTATcagagtgcgagagtaa